In one window of Microbacterium dextranolyticum DNA:
- a CDS encoding pyridoxamine 5'-phosphate oxidase family protein, whose translation MDHVSDPVTRLSDQECWDRLAEQQLGRLVTRVGDVLDIFPVNYTVDGESLVFRTAEGSKLTEIAINDEVLFEADEYTETDAWSVVVRGRARRLDTVEEVAEADRLPLQPWVPTVKYNYVRITPASLSGRDVRRGSEPDRYGVQQY comes from the coding sequence ATGGACCACGTCTCTGATCCCGTCACCCGCCTCTCCGACCAAGAGTGCTGGGATCGCCTCGCAGAACAGCAGCTGGGGCGTCTCGTCACCCGCGTGGGCGATGTGCTCGACATCTTCCCCGTGAACTACACCGTCGACGGCGAGAGCCTCGTCTTCCGCACGGCCGAGGGCAGCAAGCTCACCGAGATCGCCATCAACGACGAGGTGCTCTTCGAAGCCGACGAGTACACCGAGACGGATGCCTGGAGCGTCGTCGTGCGCGGTCGTGCCCGTCGCCTCGACACCGTCGAAGAGGTGGCCGAAGCCGACCGGCTTCCCCTGCAGCCGTGGGTGCCGACGGTGAAGTACAACTACGTGCGGATCACCCCGGCATCCCTCTCGGGGCGCGATGTCCGACGGGGATCGGAGCCCGATCGTTACGGCGTGCAGCAGTACTGA
- the secE gene encoding preprotein translocase subunit SecE yields MVQEEAHGEVVASSAPREKKLNFVQRIALFIRQVFGELRKVVTPTRQELVKYTAVVLGFVVVMMAIVYGLDLLFTWVVNVVFGVPA; encoded by the coding sequence ATGGTTCAGGAAGAGGCGCACGGCGAGGTCGTCGCGAGCAGCGCGCCCCGCGAAAAGAAGCTGAACTTCGTTCAGCGGATCGCCCTCTTCATCCGTCAGGTGTTCGGTGAACTCCGCAAGGTCGTCACCCCGACCCGCCAGGAGCTCGTCAAGTACACCGCGGTGGTCCTGGGCTTCGTCGTCGTCATGATGGCGATCGTGTACGGCCTCGATTTGCTCTTCACCTGGGTGGTGAACGTCGTCTTCGGCGTTCCGGCCTGA
- the nusG gene encoding transcription termination/antitermination protein NusG: protein MSEKFTDDVDWATAAEQSSEDDEAQEGNVLAAEERSSESAEHLAVHVVNEDEDDADDEIDIDDPEADAIVNDALEIDEAAEAEAAAEVLNDSLAEEEAEAAAAAADDVTPYDGPDVNGEPDAPALDEDFVAEVSEAADVVDASETAEEVGDVDSDEAADPYETFRAELRSLPGKWYVIHSYAGFERKVKANIEQRKSSLEVEEDIYQVEVPMEDVVEIKNGQRKMVTRVRIPGYVLVRMELNEDTWSVVRHTPGVTGFVGNAHNPTPLRFEEAFNMLKALVQVTETAPAKGGAAKGSATPVRNVITEVDFEIGETITIKEGSFAGLPGSISEIKPESGKLTVLVSLFERETPVELSFDQVTKQS, encoded by the coding sequence GTGTCTGAGAAGTTCACCGACGATGTCGACTGGGCGACTGCCGCAGAGCAGTCCAGTGAGGATGACGAGGCCCAGGAGGGCAACGTCCTCGCCGCAGAGGAGCGCTCGTCCGAGTCCGCCGAGCACCTCGCCGTCCACGTCGTGAACGAGGACGAGGATGACGCCGACGACGAGATCGACATCGACGACCCGGAGGCGGATGCCATCGTGAACGACGCACTGGAGATCGACGAGGCTGCTGAGGCCGAGGCTGCCGCCGAGGTGCTCAACGACTCGCTCGCCGAGGAAGAGGCGGAGGCCGCTGCGGCCGCCGCCGATGATGTGACCCCGTACGACGGCCCCGACGTCAACGGCGAGCCGGATGCCCCCGCGCTCGACGAGGACTTCGTCGCCGAGGTCTCCGAGGCTGCAGACGTCGTCGACGCATCCGAGACCGCCGAGGAGGTCGGCGACGTCGACTCCGACGAGGCGGCCGACCCCTACGAGACCTTCCGCGCGGAGCTGCGTTCGCTGCCGGGCAAGTGGTACGTCATCCACTCCTACGCCGGGTTCGAGCGCAAGGTGAAGGCCAACATCGAGCAGCGCAAGAGCTCGCTCGAGGTCGAAGAGGACATCTACCAGGTCGAGGTCCCGATGGAGGACGTCGTCGAGATCAAGAACGGTCAGCGCAAGATGGTCACGCGCGTCCGGATCCCCGGCTACGTGCTCGTGCGCATGGAGCTCAACGAGGACACCTGGTCGGTCGTGCGTCACACTCCCGGTGTCACCGGCTTCGTGGGCAACGCCCACAACCCGACGCCGCTGCGCTTCGAAGAGGCGTTCAACATGCTGAAGGCGCTCGTGCAGGTCACCGAGACCGCTCCCGCCAAGGGCGGCGCGGCCAAGGGCTCGGCGACGCCGGTGCGCAACGTCATCACCGAGGTCGACTTCGAGATCGGTGAGACCATCACGATCAAGGAGGGCTCGTTCGCCGGACTCCCCGGTTCGATCAGCGAGATCAAGCCCGAGAGCGGCAAGCTCACGGTCCTCGTTTCGCTCTTCGAGCGCGAGACTCCGGTCGAGCTCTCCTTCGACCAGGTCACCAAGCAGTCCTGA
- the rplK gene encoding 50S ribosomal protein L11, giving the protein MAPKKKVTGLIKLQINAGAANPAPPIGPALGQHGVNIMEFCKAYNAATESQRGNVIPVEITVYEDRSFTFILKTPPAAELIKKAAGVAKGSPTPHTTKVAKLTKDQVRQIAETKMPDLNANDIEAASLIIAGTARSMGITVED; this is encoded by the coding sequence ATGGCACCGAAGAAGAAGGTGACCGGCCTGATCAAGCTTCAGATCAACGCCGGTGCCGCCAACCCGGCGCCGCCGATCGGCCCCGCGCTCGGTCAGCATGGCGTCAACATCATGGAGTTCTGCAAGGCGTACAACGCCGCGACCGAGTCGCAGCGCGGCAACGTCATCCCCGTGGAGATCACCGTCTACGAGGACCGCAGCTTCACGTTCATCCTGAAGACCCCGCCCGCGGCGGAGCTCATCAAGAAGGCCGCCGGTGTGGCCAAGGGTTCGCCGACCCCGCACACCACCAAGGTCGCGAAGCTCACCAAGGACCAGGTCCGTCAGATCGCCGAGACGAAGATGCCCGACCTGAACGCGAACGACATCGAGGCCGCCTCGCTGATCATCGCCGGCACCGCCCGCTCCATGGGCATCACGGTCGAGGACTGA
- the rplA gene encoding 50S ribosomal protein L1 — MAKSKVYEAAAAKIDRDKFYTSTEAVNLAKETGSKKFDSTVEVALKLAVDPRKADQMVRGTVILPHGTGKTARVIVFATGPAAEAAIAAGADEVGGAELIEKVAAGWTAFDAAVSTPELMGQVGRLGKVLGPRGLMPNPKTGTVTPNPAKAVEEIKGGKIEFRVDKHANVHFVVGKASFTAEQLDENFKAALEEIVRLKPSSSKGRYIQKGAVSTTFGPGIPLDVNSIA; from the coding sequence ATGGCTAAGTCCAAGGTTTACGAAGCAGCCGCGGCGAAGATCGACCGCGACAAGTTCTACACGTCCACCGAGGCGGTGAACCTCGCGAAGGAGACCGGCTCGAAGAAGTTCGACTCCACCGTCGAGGTCGCCCTCAAGCTCGCGGTCGACCCGCGCAAGGCGGACCAGATGGTCCGTGGCACGGTCATCCTGCCGCACGGCACGGGTAAGACCGCCCGCGTCATCGTGTTCGCGACGGGCCCGGCCGCCGAGGCCGCCATCGCCGCGGGCGCCGACGAGGTCGGCGGCGCCGAGCTCATCGAGAAGGTGGCCGCAGGCTGGACCGCGTTCGACGCGGCCGTCTCGACCCCGGAGCTCATGGGCCAGGTCGGTCGCCTGGGTAAGGTCCTCGGTCCCCGTGGCCTCATGCCGAACCCCAAGACCGGCACCGTGACCCCCAACCCGGCCAAGGCCGTCGAGGAGATCAAGGGCGGAAAGATCGAGTTCCGCGTCGACAAGCACGCCAACGTGCACTTCGTCGTCGGCAAGGCCTCGTTCACGGCCGAGCAGCTGGACGAGAACTTCAAGGCCGCGCTCGAGGAGATCGTGCGTCTGAAGCCGTCGAGCTCGAAGGGTCGCTACATCCAGAAGGGTGCCGTGTCGACCACGTTCGGCCCCGGCATCCCGCTGGACGTCAACTCCATCGCCTGA
- a CDS encoding acylphosphatase — protein sequence MRRVRVTISGEVQGVGYRYTMQRVAERAGTVGWVRNLRDGRVEAEIEGTDAAVRDVLTWAAEGPRGGYVDDLSVQDLPPIGGDGFEVRRDG from the coding sequence ATGAGACGAGTGCGGGTGACGATCAGCGGCGAGGTGCAGGGTGTCGGGTACCGGTACACGATGCAGCGGGTCGCGGAGCGGGCCGGCACCGTGGGCTGGGTGCGCAACCTGCGTGACGGACGGGTGGAAGCGGAGATCGAGGGCACGGATGCCGCGGTGCGCGACGTCCTGACCTGGGCCGCGGAAGGGCCTCGCGGCGGCTATGTCGACGACCTGTCGGTGCAGGATCTGCCACCCATCGGCGGCGACGGCTTCGAGGTGCGACGCGACGGCTGA
- a CDS encoding LysE/ArgO family amino acid transporter — protein sequence MLSSVLAGFGLGLSLIVAIGAQNVFVLRQGIRREHAMTVATVCALSDAVLIAAGVAGTGALLQQAPWLITAARWAGALFLAGYAVLAARRALRPNGDALAVEADTSSASPGDAEASPRRGTTTRRSIALTCLALTWLNPHVYLDTVFLLGSIAHAQGVNGEGRWWFAGGAVAASVLWFFGLAQGARYLGRWLGSPRAWRFLDAAIAVVMLWIAARLIWEP from the coding sequence ATGCTCTCGTCCGTGCTCGCGGGATTCGGCCTCGGCCTGTCGTTGATCGTCGCCATCGGGGCTCAGAACGTCTTCGTCCTGCGGCAGGGCATCCGTCGCGAGCATGCGATGACCGTGGCCACGGTGTGCGCCCTCTCGGACGCGGTGCTGATCGCCGCGGGCGTGGCCGGGACGGGCGCCCTCTTGCAGCAGGCACCGTGGCTGATCACCGCCGCGCGCTGGGCGGGAGCCCTGTTCCTCGCCGGCTACGCGGTGCTCGCCGCGCGTCGCGCGCTGCGTCCGAACGGCGATGCGCTGGCCGTCGAAGCGGACACGTCCTCCGCGTCTCCCGGCGACGCCGAGGCGTCACCGCGACGCGGAACGACGACGCGGAGGTCGATCGCACTGACCTGTCTCGCGCTGACCTGGCTCAACCCGCATGTCTACCTCGACACGGTGTTCCTGCTCGGATCGATCGCCCACGCGCAGGGCGTGAACGGCGAAGGACGCTGGTGGTTCGCCGGGGGCGCCGTCGCGGCATCCGTGCTCTGGTTCTTCGGGCTCGCGCAGGGGGCGCGATATCTGGGACGGTGGCTCGGCTCCCCGCGCGCGTGGCGGTTCCTCGACGCCGCGATCGCCGTGGTCATGCTCTGGATCGCCGCACGCCTCATCTGGGAGCCGTGA
- a CDS encoding LysR family transcriptional regulator ArgP — MRISAQGALTLAAVLDAGTMEAAAEQLHITPSAVSQRIRALEEELGRVLLVRTKPLRPTDAAHAVVRFARQVSLLAHDAAADLGEGADVTSVPLAVNADSLATWFLPAIVRLAASRPVAFDLHRDDQDFTAAMLENGTVMGAVTSRSDAVSGCRVAPLGVLRYVAVAAPVYVERWLPGVTVPEPGGGMMDARMREALDAAPLIDFDRRDELQTRWLVGHDIDPSRPPRHRVPASHEFATAAELGVGWALLPALQAAAGLARGSLVPLGGPPIDVPLYWQQWNLTSPLLDAVAQEIIDEGRRALSPWPSAV; from the coding sequence ATGCGGATCTCCGCCCAGGGTGCTCTCACCCTCGCCGCCGTGCTCGATGCGGGCACGATGGAGGCCGCGGCCGAGCAGCTCCACATCACCCCCTCCGCCGTGAGTCAGCGGATCCGGGCCCTGGAAGAGGAGCTCGGAAGGGTGCTTCTGGTGCGGACGAAGCCGCTACGGCCGACCGACGCCGCCCACGCCGTCGTCCGGTTCGCCCGGCAGGTGTCGCTCCTCGCGCACGACGCCGCGGCCGATCTCGGTGAGGGAGCGGACGTCACGAGCGTTCCCCTCGCGGTGAACGCCGATTCGCTGGCGACGTGGTTCCTGCCGGCGATCGTCCGCCTCGCGGCATCCCGCCCCGTCGCGTTCGACCTGCACCGCGACGACCAGGACTTCACCGCCGCCATGCTCGAGAACGGCACCGTGATGGGGGCCGTCACCTCGCGCAGCGACGCGGTGAGCGGATGCCGGGTCGCGCCCCTCGGGGTGCTGCGGTACGTCGCGGTCGCGGCACCTGTCTACGTCGAGCGCTGGCTGCCCGGCGTCACGGTTCCCGAGCCGGGTGGCGGGATGATGGACGCGCGCATGCGGGAGGCGCTCGACGCCGCGCCGCTGATCGATTTCGATCGGCGCGACGAGCTGCAGACGCGATGGCTCGTCGGCCACGACATCGACCCGTCGCGGCCACCGCGCCACCGCGTGCCCGCATCGCACGAGTTCGCGACGGCCGCTGAGCTCGGCGTCGGCTGGGCTCTGCTGCCCGCCCTGCAGGCGGCCGCAGGTCTCGCCCGAGGCTCGCTCGTGCCCCTCGGTGGACCGCCGATCGACGTGCCGCTGTACTGGCAGCAGTGGAACCTGACATCTCCGCTGCTCGACGCTGTCGCGCAGGAGATCATCGACGAAGGGCGCCGCGCCCTGTCCCCGTGGCCGTCCGCCGTGTGA
- a CDS encoding NADP-dependent oxidoreductase — translation MAARSFSRFRPLRATSAPEAPALADAPAAPRTMRAVVFDAPGDADVLRVDSVPTPSPVLSEILVRVVAAGVNPIDAKTRSGAGVSGAIAAYPSTLGFDFSGVVVSSPYEAHPFPVGTEVFGMASFPRSGGAYAEYTVAPTLSIARKPQALSHAEAAGVPLAALTAWGLVVETAHAHEGQRILIHAGAGGVGHFAVQLAAYFGAHVTATGSERNLTWLRELGASVVIDYATTRFEDVVGDVDVVIDLVGNVHDDTGTRSLTVLRPGGLYVLVPTGSWPGYAAAAADAGVRATSYKVIPDGGVLATIARLLESGAIQVYVDRVFGLDEAPAAHRELKRGHTRGKIVLSVSEA, via the coding sequence ATGGCCGCTCGTAGTTTCTCTCGGTTCCGACCCCTGCGCGCGACGTCGGCGCCGGAGGCGCCCGCCCTGGCCGATGCACCCGCCGCGCCCCGCACCATGCGAGCGGTCGTCTTCGATGCTCCCGGCGACGCCGACGTGCTCCGCGTGGATTCCGTGCCCACCCCCTCGCCCGTCCTCAGCGAGATCCTGGTGCGCGTCGTCGCAGCCGGGGTCAACCCCATCGATGCGAAGACGCGCTCCGGCGCCGGCGTGAGCGGCGCGATCGCCGCCTACCCGAGCACGCTCGGGTTCGACTTCAGCGGCGTCGTCGTCTCGTCACCGTACGAGGCGCATCCCTTTCCGGTCGGCACCGAGGTGTTCGGCATGGCTTCCTTCCCGCGCTCAGGCGGTGCATACGCCGAGTACACCGTGGCCCCAACGCTCTCGATCGCCCGCAAGCCGCAGGCGCTGTCGCACGCCGAGGCGGCCGGTGTGCCCCTCGCCGCACTGACGGCGTGGGGGCTGGTGGTGGAGACCGCGCACGCCCATGAGGGGCAGCGCATCCTCATCCACGCGGGAGCGGGCGGCGTCGGACACTTCGCCGTCCAGTTGGCGGCGTACTTCGGCGCCCACGTGACGGCGACGGGGTCGGAGCGCAATCTGACCTGGCTGCGGGAGCTGGGGGCATCCGTCGTCATCGATTACGCCACGACGCGCTTCGAAGACGTCGTCGGCGACGTCGACGTCGTCATCGATCTCGTCGGCAACGTCCACGACGACACGGGAACGCGATCGCTGACCGTGCTGCGCCCCGGCGGCCTGTACGTACTGGTGCCGACGGGATCGTGGCCGGGGTACGCGGCCGCCGCAGCGGATGCCGGTGTGCGCGCGACCTCGTACAAGGTGATCCCCGACGGGGGCGTGCTGGCCACGATCGCGCGACTGCTCGAGTCCGGCGCGATCCAGGTCTACGTCGATCGAGTGTTCGGTCTCGACGAGGCACCCGCCGCGCATCGTGAGCTCAAACGCGGCCACACCCGCGGCAAGATCGTCCTCTCCGTCAGCGAGGCCTGA
- a CDS encoding MarR family winged helix-turn-helix transcriptional regulator, whose translation MTIDELQARTDAVRALEGEFGELINRMRRLLADNAHRVSPGMLPGAYKVFTTIARRERVAQSALADALVVDKGQLSRTVRELEQLGLIRRDPDPDDRRASILSPTPFGLERLSSAREPQESSLVYALEQWPLDDIHTLTRLLHALTAGVSPTS comes from the coding sequence GTGACCATCGACGAGCTCCAGGCCCGCACGGACGCCGTGCGGGCCCTGGAGGGCGAGTTCGGCGAGCTGATCAACCGCATGCGCCGACTGCTCGCCGACAACGCGCACCGCGTGAGCCCGGGCATGCTCCCCGGGGCATACAAGGTCTTCACGACCATCGCACGGCGCGAACGCGTCGCCCAATCGGCCCTCGCCGACGCTCTCGTCGTCGACAAGGGCCAACTGAGCCGGACCGTCCGAGAGCTCGAACAGCTCGGACTCATCCGACGCGACCCCGACCCTGACGATCGGCGCGCCAGCATCCTCTCCCCCACGCCCTTCGGCCTCGAACGCCTCTCCTCGGCGCGGGAACCGCAGGAGAGCTCACTCGTGTACGCGCTCGAGCAATGGCCGCTCGACGACATCCACACGCTCACCCGACTGCTCCATGCCCTCACCGCGGGGGTCTCTCCGACCTCCTGA
- a CDS encoding MDR family MFS transporter codes for MSATLSDSLAKPRMTPRQVLEALSGLLLGMFVSMLASTVVSTSLPVIIHDLDGNQTAFTWVVTATLLTTAISTPVWGKLADLTNRKVLYQLAIVIFVLATAAAGFSQSPEMLIAFRAVQGVGAGGLAALSQVLMADIISPRERGRYMGLFGGVMALATIGGPLLGGVITDAWGWRWNFFVALPVAVVALILVQLTLHVPARATRKSSIDYLGIVLLSVSVSLLLIWVTSAGTSFDWWGIETFLMVGGALLAAVLFVIVELRSNEPLIPLTLFRNRTFTLSVIASIATGIAMFGASVFLSQYMQLARGATPTEAGLMTIPMIGGLLLASIGVGALVTKFGVWKPYLVAGSISLIAGAFLLSTIHYDTDFVLVSIYMFLLGAGVGMTMQNLVLVVQNTTRPEQIGVASSGVTFFRSLGGTIGVSVMGAALAARVTDLVAERTQDITAAVMTLGDKAQYWGEQLQSGSLPKVSAMPEALRVVFEDVYANGISHSFLIAVPFALLSLVAIVFLPNKPLTTMTTAERMQASEADLATVSVPEAMAGLTATGAIPTPAGLRGSDARAR; via the coding sequence ATGTCCGCCACGCTCTCCGACTCGCTCGCGAAGCCGCGCATGACACCGCGCCAGGTGCTCGAAGCCCTCTCCGGCCTCCTGCTCGGCATGTTCGTGTCGATGCTCGCTTCCACGGTCGTCTCCACCTCGTTGCCCGTCATCATCCACGACCTCGACGGCAACCAGACCGCATTCACCTGGGTGGTGACCGCGACCCTCCTCACCACGGCCATCTCCACTCCCGTCTGGGGCAAGCTCGCCGACCTCACCAACCGCAAGGTGCTGTACCAGCTCGCGATCGTGATCTTCGTGCTCGCGACGGCCGCGGCGGGCTTCTCGCAGAGCCCCGAGATGCTCATCGCATTCCGCGCCGTGCAGGGTGTCGGCGCGGGCGGCCTGGCGGCTCTCAGCCAGGTGCTCATGGCCGACATCATCAGCCCGCGCGAGCGCGGGCGCTACATGGGTCTGTTCGGCGGGGTGATGGCACTCGCCACGATCGGCGGCCCCCTTCTCGGCGGCGTCATCACGGACGCCTGGGGATGGCGGTGGAACTTCTTCGTCGCCTTGCCCGTCGCCGTCGTCGCGCTCATCCTCGTGCAGCTGACGCTGCACGTCCCGGCGCGCGCGACGCGGAAGAGCTCGATCGACTACCTCGGCATCGTGCTGCTGTCCGTCTCGGTCTCGCTCCTGCTCATCTGGGTCACCTCCGCCGGCACGAGCTTCGACTGGTGGGGCATCGAGACCTTCCTCATGGTGGGCGGTGCACTCCTCGCGGCGGTGCTGTTCGTGATCGTCGAACTGCGCTCGAACGAGCCCCTCATCCCGCTGACCCTCTTCCGGAACCGCACCTTCACACTGTCGGTCATCGCCTCGATCGCCACCGGCATCGCGATGTTCGGCGCATCGGTGTTCCTCAGCCAGTACATGCAGCTCGCGCGTGGCGCGACGCCCACGGAGGCGGGACTCATGACGATTCCGATGATCGGCGGTCTGCTGCTGGCATCCATCGGCGTCGGTGCACTCGTCACGAAGTTCGGCGTATGGAAGCCCTACCTCGTCGCGGGTTCGATCTCGCTGATCGCCGGCGCCTTCCTCCTGTCGACGATCCACTACGACACCGACTTCGTGCTCGTGTCGATCTACATGTTCCTCCTCGGCGCCGGCGTCGGCATGACGATGCAGAACCTCGTTCTGGTGGTGCAGAACACGACCCGCCCCGAGCAGATCGGGGTCGCCAGCTCGGGCGTCACCTTCTTCCGCAGCCTCGGCGGCACGATCGGGGTGTCCGTCATGGGCGCCGCCCTCGCCGCCCGCGTGACCGACCTGGTCGCCGAGCGCACGCAGGACATCACCGCGGCGGTGATGACACTCGGCGACAAGGCCCAGTACTGGGGCGAGCAGCTCCAGTCGGGGTCGCTGCCGAAAGTGTCGGCCATGCCCGAAGCCCTTCGGGTGGTCTTCGAAGACGTCTACGCGAACGGCATCTCCCACTCGTTCCTGATCGCGGTCCCCTTCGCCCTCCTCTCGCTGGTGGCGATCGTGTTCCTGCCGAACAAGCCGCTGACCACGATGACCACCGCCGAGCGGATGCAGGCCAGCGAGGCGGATCTCGCGACGGTCTCGGTGCCCGAGGCCATGGCGGGACTCACCGCCACCGGAGCGATTCCGACCCCCGCAGGTCTGCGCGGCAGCGACGCGCGCGCTCGCTAA
- a CDS encoding YqaJ viral recombinase family protein, which translates to MTPEAFARIAPELAARVVADSRDRVGWMRARSRGITATDVAQLTSHTAIARAADAKLGGGRGFSGNAYTDHGRRREPEIAAWVAATHGIQPSSALFHAVVEKRHLATPDGIAVDPDGRVTLAEIKTTNKTWRSIPRTYLRQVWWQQHVLGAERTLVVWEEHHGFVPVGDEPKCAWVERDEREIGQLVRLATELIDELYRRTMHQRTQGATPPVAGSVLPVPAQQHAPRAREPFRALALAD; encoded by the coding sequence ATGACTCCGGAGGCCTTCGCGCGCATCGCCCCGGAACTGGCCGCTCGCGTGGTCGCGGATTCCCGCGATCGGGTCGGCTGGATGCGCGCGCGCTCGCGCGGCATCACGGCGACCGACGTCGCCCAGCTGACGAGCCACACCGCGATCGCCCGCGCCGCCGACGCCAAGCTCGGCGGCGGACGCGGATTCTCGGGCAACGCCTACACCGACCACGGCCGTCGGCGCGAACCCGAGATCGCCGCGTGGGTTGCCGCGACCCATGGCATCCAGCCGTCGTCCGCGCTGTTCCACGCGGTGGTCGAGAAGCGCCATCTGGCGACGCCCGACGGCATCGCCGTCGACCCGGACGGGCGCGTGACCCTCGCGGAGATCAAGACGACCAACAAGACGTGGCGCTCGATCCCCCGCACGTATCTGCGCCAGGTGTGGTGGCAGCAACACGTGCTCGGCGCCGAGCGCACCCTCGTGGTGTGGGAGGAGCATCACGGATTCGTTCCGGTCGGAGACGAGCCGAAATGCGCCTGGGTCGAGCGCGACGAGCGCGAGATCGGCCAGCTGGTGCGCCTCGCGACCGAGTTGATCGACGAGCTCTACCGCCGCACGATGCACCAGCGCACACAGGGCGCCACCCCGCCGGTGGCCGGGTCCGTCCTCCCGGTTCCCGCCCAGCAGCACGCCCCCCGCGCCCGCGAGCCGTTCCGCGCCCTCGCCCTCGCCGACTGA